A genomic segment from Frateuria edaphi encodes:
- a CDS encoding LysR substrate-binding domain-containing protein — MFDFRQLRYFVAVAEELSFTRAAQRLHISQPPLSQQIQALEQDLGTRLFDRDKRNVALTEPGRILLEQARQILIQAEQARANVSDAAAGFSGVLRLAYTISVTFHRALPQTLLRFRQHVPKVRMQLQEMYSEPQFTALRAGQIDVGFVRDEPRHESDARMLRIDVIDYEALVLAVPSGHPLSGQDSVQFGALSNEVFVSQPRELAATLYDRLVQLAGKAGFHPLIGQQAQQINGLLALVAAGIGLALVPASMRAVQLGGVSYVSLEDPDAYLLLAVASRKDNPSPVLAKFLQIVKGVEDADL; from the coding sequence ATGTTCGACTTCCGCCAGCTCCGCTATTTCGTCGCCGTGGCCGAGGAGCTGAGCTTCACCCGGGCCGCCCAACGCCTGCACATTTCCCAACCGCCGCTGTCGCAGCAGATCCAGGCACTGGAGCAGGATCTGGGCACGCGCCTGTTCGATCGCGACAAGCGCAACGTGGCGCTGACCGAGCCCGGGCGCATCTTGTTGGAGCAGGCGCGGCAGATCCTCATCCAGGCTGAGCAGGCGCGTGCCAACGTCAGCGATGCGGCGGCCGGCTTCAGCGGCGTTCTGCGCCTGGCCTATACGATCTCGGTCACCTTTCATCGCGCGCTCCCGCAGACCCTGCTGCGCTTTCGCCAGCACGTGCCGAAAGTGCGGATGCAGTTGCAGGAGATGTACAGCGAACCGCAGTTCACCGCGCTGCGCGCCGGCCAGATCGACGTGGGTTTCGTGCGCGATGAACCCCGCCACGAGTCCGATGCCCGCATGCTGCGGATCGACGTGATCGACTACGAAGCGCTGGTGCTGGCCGTGCCCAGCGGCCACCCGCTGTCCGGACAGGACAGCGTGCAGTTTGGCGCGCTGTCAAACGAAGTGTTCGTCAGCCAGCCCCGTGAACTGGCCGCGACGCTGTATGACCGGTTGGTACAGCTGGCGGGCAAGGCGGGCTTTCATCCGCTGATCGGCCAGCAGGCGCAGCAGATCAATGGCTTGCTGGCCCTGGTCGCAGCTGGCATCGGGCTGGCGCTGGTTCCGGCCAGCATGCGCGCAGTGCAGTTGGGTGGCGTCAGCTACGTTTCGCTGGAGGATCCGGACGCCTACCTGCTGTTGGCCGTCGCCAGCCGCAAGGACAACCCTTCCCCGGTGCTGGCCAAGTTCCTGCAGATCGTCAAGGGTGTTGAAGATGCGGACTTGTGA
- a CDS encoding NADPH-dependent 2,4-dienoyl-CoA reductase: MHYPHLFAPLDLGHVTLPNRILMGSMHTGLEDRAADYDKLAAYFAERARGGVGLMVTGGIAPSIEGWLKPFGGRLSMPWHVGRHRKLTRAVHAEGGHICLQILHAGRYGYHPLSVAPSKIKSPITPFTPRALSARGIERTIDHFVRCARLAREAGYDGVEVMGSEGYLINQFLAARTNQREDAWGGDVIRRMRFAVEIVRRTREAVGRDFIIIYRLSMLELVEGGQSWDEIVMLAKAIEAAGASIINTGIGWHEARVPTIVTSVPRAAFAWVTQRLKREIGLPLVATNRINMPEVAERVLVTGEADMVSMARPLLADPNWATKARSGRGAAINTCIACNQACLDHVFQNKRASCLVNPRACHETELVIGLAAQPKRIAVVGAGPAGLACATTLAERGHAVTLFEQATDIGGQFNYAKRIPGKEEFHETLRYYRHRMAELGVHLQLGCRADVAALSGFDEIVVATGVLPRQVHFPGSDDPRVLGYLDVLAHDHPVGSRVAIIGAGGIGFDVAEFLAEQSPSPSLDPVRWAEAWGVDRTLTARGGLVPPAPEPPARQVWLLQRSEGRPGARLNKTTGWVHRATLKAHQVRMLGSVQYQRFDDEGLHILLEGQPQVLPVDHVVICAGQEPARGLADALRQAGLTPHVIGGADVAAELDATRAIAQGTRLAAML, from the coding sequence ATGCATTACCCGCACTTGTTCGCCCCCTTGGACCTGGGTCATGTCACCCTTCCCAATCGCATCCTGATGGGCTCGATGCATACGGGGCTGGAAGACCGCGCGGCAGACTACGACAAGCTGGCGGCCTATTTCGCCGAGCGCGCGCGGGGCGGCGTGGGCCTGATGGTGACCGGCGGTATCGCGCCCAGTATCGAGGGCTGGCTCAAACCGTTCGGTGGACGCCTGTCGATGCCCTGGCACGTGGGGCGACACCGCAAGCTCACCCGGGCGGTGCACGCCGAGGGAGGCCACATCTGCCTGCAGATCCTGCATGCGGGCAGGTACGGCTATCACCCGCTGTCGGTAGCGCCCTCGAAGATCAAGTCGCCGATCACGCCATTCACGCCGCGCGCTCTCTCCGCCCGCGGCATCGAGCGCACCATCGACCATTTCGTGCGCTGCGCGCGGCTCGCCCGCGAAGCCGGCTACGACGGCGTGGAGGTGATGGGCTCTGAGGGCTACCTCATCAACCAGTTCCTGGCCGCGCGCACCAACCAGCGAGAGGATGCCTGGGGCGGCGACGTCATCCGGCGCATGCGCTTTGCGGTCGAGATCGTGCGACGCACGCGCGAGGCGGTCGGGCGCGACTTCATCATTATCTATCGGCTGTCCATGCTGGAGCTGGTCGAGGGCGGCCAATCCTGGGACGAAATCGTGATGCTGGCCAAGGCCATCGAGGCGGCTGGTGCCAGCATCATCAACACCGGCATCGGTTGGCACGAGGCGCGCGTGCCGACGATCGTCACTTCGGTGCCGCGTGCAGCCTTCGCCTGGGTCACCCAGCGGCTCAAGCGCGAGATTGGGCTTCCGCTGGTAGCCACCAACCGCATCAACATGCCCGAGGTGGCCGAGCGCGTACTGGTCACGGGCGAGGCGGACATGGTGTCGATGGCCCGCCCGCTCCTGGCCGACCCGAACTGGGCGACAAAGGCGCGTTCCGGCCGCGGCGCGGCCATCAATACCTGCATCGCCTGCAACCAGGCCTGCCTGGACCATGTATTCCAGAACAAGCGCGCCAGTTGCCTAGTCAATCCACGTGCCTGCCACGAAACGGAACTCGTCATCGGACTGGCCGCGCAGCCGAAACGCATCGCCGTGGTCGGAGCCGGCCCGGCGGGACTGGCCTGCGCGACCACGCTGGCCGAACGCGGGCATGCGGTGACGCTGTTCGAACAGGCGACCGACATCGGCGGGCAGTTCAACTACGCCAAACGCATTCCCGGCAAGGAAGAGTTTCACGAGACGCTGCGCTATTACCGCCACCGCATGGCGGAATTGGGCGTACATCTGCAGCTTGGCTGTCGGGCGGACGTGGCGGCGCTGAGCGGCTTCGACGAAATCGTGGTGGCGACGGGCGTACTGCCGCGGCAGGTGCATTTCCCAGGCAGCGACGACCCGCGCGTACTGGGCTACCTGGACGTACTCGCGCACGATCACCCCGTCGGTTCGCGTGTCGCGATCATCGGCGCTGGCGGGATCGGCTTTGACGTGGCCGAATTCCTGGCCGAGCAATCGCCCTCCCCCTCGCTGGATCCGGTCCGATGGGCGGAGGCATGGGGCGTGGACCGCACGCTCACCGCGCGCGGCGGCCTGGTACCTCCCGCACCCGAGCCTCCCGCGCGGCAGGTCTGGCTGCTGCAGCGAAGCGAAGGCCGCCCCGGCGCCCGCCTCAACAAAACCACGGGCTGGGTGCATCGAGCCACGCTCAAAGCCCATCAGGTGCGCATGCTGGGCAGCGTGCAATACCAGCGCTTCGACGACGAAGGGCTGCACATCCTGCTCGAAGGGCAGCCGCAAGTCCTGCCGGTCGACCATGTGGTGATCTGCGCCGGCCAGGAGCCGGCCCGAGGCCTGGCCGACGCCCTGCGCCAGGCTGGCTTGACGCCGCACGTCATTGGCGGCGCGGACGTGGCTGCCGAACTCGATGCGACGCGGGCGATTGCCCAAGGCACGCGACTGGCGGCGATGCTGTAA
- a CDS encoding polysaccharide biosynthesis protein → MSPRKWIALIHPRIAVVAHDLAMAGFAWWIAKALRYATVQGQDGSFDALEFPIVLAMQGLMFTWTGLYKGVWRFASLPDLWNILKAAIFGTLAIGLALFLYERMEGVPRSVLLLYPVALTLLLGLPRLAYRFWKDSRLDLFSTRSSKRVLIVGADRAGEALSRDLRHDGRFSVIGFVDDKASLRGASINGHPVLGCIDQLPELAREAAVEMLLIALPGATTGQMRRVVELCDQTGLPYRTVPRLEDVVAGRAQFNEIKEVAIEDLLGRDAVELDWTAIRETLTGRRVLITGGGGSIGSELCRQVARLGAQSLIIVEQSEYNLYRIGKELRSDYPELLLECVLCDCGDRIALQKTFAETKPQVVFHAAAYKHVPMLQKQLRAAFRNNVLGTRTVADLANEFQVECFVLISTDKAVNPTSVMGACKRVAEIYCQNLNAHSATHYITVRFGNVLDSAGSVVPLFRQQIRDGGPVTITHPEITRYFMTIPEACQLILQAACLGQGGEIFALDMGEPVKIRDLAEQMIRLAGKKPGTEVPIVYTGLRAGEKLFEELFHQLENYSATAHAKIFLAQHREVSWELLQALLNKACEATAIFNEDELRRCVSSLLPSFRWSETAQPDNVVSIRREAGRIEQGRIETGES, encoded by the coding sequence ATGTCGCCACGTAAATGGATCGCTCTCATCCACCCGCGGATCGCCGTCGTCGCGCACGACCTGGCGATGGCCGGATTCGCCTGGTGGATCGCCAAGGCACTGCGCTATGCCACGGTGCAGGGCCAGGATGGCAGCTTCGACGCCCTCGAATTTCCCATCGTGCTGGCGATGCAGGGATTGATGTTCACCTGGACCGGCCTCTACAAGGGCGTCTGGCGCTTCGCCAGCCTGCCGGATCTCTGGAACATCCTGAAGGCGGCGATCTTCGGCACGCTGGCCATCGGCCTGGCGCTGTTCCTCTATGAGCGCATGGAGGGCGTACCCCGCTCGGTCCTACTGCTGTACCCGGTCGCCTTGACCCTGCTGCTGGGCCTGCCGCGCTTGGCTTACCGATTCTGGAAGGACAGCCGGCTGGACCTTTTCAGCACGCGCTCCTCCAAGCGGGTGCTCATCGTGGGCGCCGATCGCGCGGGCGAGGCGCTCTCGCGCGACCTGCGCCATGACGGTCGCTTCAGCGTGATCGGCTTCGTCGACGACAAGGCCAGCTTGCGCGGCGCCTCGATCAATGGCCATCCGGTGCTGGGGTGCATCGACCAGCTGCCGGAACTGGCCCGCGAGGCGGCGGTGGAGATGCTGCTCATCGCGCTGCCGGGCGCCACGACCGGCCAGATGCGCCGGGTGGTGGAATTGTGCGACCAGACCGGCTTGCCGTACCGCACCGTACCGCGGCTCGAGGATGTGGTTGCCGGCCGCGCGCAATTCAACGAAATCAAGGAAGTGGCGATCGAGGACCTGTTGGGCCGCGACGCGGTCGAGCTGGACTGGACCGCCATCCGCGAGACGCTGACAGGCCGCCGGGTACTGATCACCGGCGGCGGCGGTTCGATCGGTTCGGAACTTTGCCGCCAGGTCGCGCGGCTCGGTGCACAGTCGCTGATCATCGTCGAGCAGAGCGAATACAACCTCTATCGCATCGGCAAGGAACTGCGCAGCGACTATCCCGAACTGCTGCTCGAATGCGTGCTGTGCGACTGCGGCGACCGCATCGCCTTGCAGAAGACTTTCGCCGAGACCAAGCCGCAGGTGGTATTCCATGCGGCCGCCTACAAGCATGTTCCGATGCTGCAGAAGCAACTGCGGGCGGCCTTCCGCAACAACGTGCTGGGTACCCGCACGGTGGCGGACCTGGCCAACGAGTTCCAGGTCGAGTGCTTCGTGCTGATCTCGACCGACAAGGCGGTCAACCCCACCAGTGTCATGGGCGCCTGCAAGCGCGTGGCGGAGATCTATTGCCAGAACCTCAACGCCCATTCGGCCACGCATTACATCACGGTGCGCTTCGGCAACGTGCTCGATTCGGCAGGTTCCGTGGTGCCGCTATTCCGCCAGCAGATCCGCGACGGCGGTCCGGTGACCATCACCCATCCGGAGATCACCCGCTACTTCATGACGATCCCGGAAGCCTGCCAGCTGATCCTGCAGGCCGCCTGCCTGGGGCAGGGCGGCGAGATCTTCGCGCTGGACATGGGCGAACCGGTGAAGATCCGCGATCTCGCCGAGCAGATGATCCGGCTCGCCGGCAAGAAGCCGGGTACCGAGGTGCCCATCGTCTACACCGGCCTGCGCGCAGGCGAGAAGTTGTTCGAGGAACTCTTCCACCAGCTCGAGAACTACAGCGCCACGGCGCACGCCAAGATTTTCCTCGCGCAGCATCGCGAGGTCTCGTGGGAGTTGTTGCAGGCGCTGCTCAACAAGGCTTGCGAAGCCACCGCGATCTTCAATGAAGACGAACTGCGTCGCTGCGTTTCCAGCTTGCTGCCATCGTTCCGCTGGAGCGAGACGGCGCAACCGGACAACGTGGTGTCGATCCGCCGCGAGGCGGGGCGTATCGAACAGGGCCGTATCGAAACAGGAGAAAGCTGA
- a CDS encoding integration host factor subunit beta, whose protein sequence is MTKSELIEALARRQTHLAFSDVELAVKSVIEQMSHALAQGERIEVRGFGSFALHYRPPRMGRNPKTGDAVALPGKHVPHFKPGKELRERVNLSLQAEAELA, encoded by the coding sequence ATGACCAAATCCGAACTGATCGAGGCGCTGGCCAGGCGCCAGACCCATCTCGCGTTCAGCGACGTGGAGCTTGCGGTCAAGAGCGTGATCGAGCAGATGAGCCACGCCCTGGCACAGGGCGAGCGCATCGAGGTCCGCGGCTTTGGCAGCTTCGCGCTGCATTACCGGCCGCCACGGATGGGGCGCAACCCCAAGACCGGCGACGCGGTGGCCCTGCCGGGCAAGCACGTGCCGCATTTCAAGCCGGGCAAGGAACTGCGTGAACGCGTGAATCTGTCGCTGCAGGCCGAAGCCGAACTGGCCTGA
- the lapB gene encoding lipopolysaccharide assembly protein LapB — protein sequence MNVLYVLVLLVPAAFASGWFAARRAAVHRSGMRVSELSSDYFRGLNYLLNEEQDKAIEVFLKLAEYNRDTVETHLALGNLFRRRGEVDRAIRLHQHLVSRPGLTEAMKTVALLELGEDYMRAGLLDRAEALFSDLVAMNAHAPSALRHLVAIYQHERDWHKAIDHARRLETMTGDDESPMIAQFYCELAEQARQHGARSEARDYLRQAFGCQADCVRAFMLTGRLHAEAGEHAEAVEAYEAAVGADIAFVPEILPPLLNSYARTGQMERAEHFLRDILARYNGISPVLALTKLYNQRDGERAGIEFLTSQLRQRPSVRGLMALIDATMDKIEGEARENFLILRDLTRKLLEGQAMYRCSRCGFGAKAHHWQCPSCKGWSTIRPIHGVANE from the coding sequence ATGAACGTCCTCTACGTGCTGGTTTTGCTGGTGCCTGCCGCGTTCGCCAGCGGCTGGTTTGCGGCCCGCCGGGCAGCGGTCCATCGCTCGGGCATGCGGGTCAGCGAGCTTTCGTCCGATTACTTCCGCGGCCTCAACTACCTGCTCAACGAAGAGCAGGACAAGGCAATCGAGGTCTTCCTCAAGCTCGCCGAATACAACCGCGACACCGTGGAAACCCATCTTGCGTTGGGCAACCTGTTCCGTCGGCGCGGCGAAGTCGATCGCGCCATCCGCCTGCACCAGCACCTGGTTTCGCGACCGGGCCTGACCGAGGCGATGAAGACGGTCGCGCTGCTGGAGCTGGGCGAGGACTATATGCGAGCCGGCCTGCTCGATCGCGCCGAGGCGCTGTTCTCCGATCTGGTCGCCATGAACGCCCACGCACCGTCGGCGCTGCGGCATCTCGTGGCCATCTATCAGCACGAGCGCGACTGGCACAAGGCGATCGACCACGCGCGCCGGCTCGAGACGATGACCGGTGATGACGAATCGCCCATGATCGCCCAGTTCTATTGCGAACTGGCCGAGCAGGCCCGCCAGCATGGCGCACGGTCGGAAGCGCGCGACTACCTGCGCCAGGCGTTCGGGTGCCAGGCCGATTGCGTGCGCGCCTTCATGCTTACCGGCCGTCTGCATGCCGAAGCTGGTGAGCACGCCGAAGCCGTGGAGGCCTACGAGGCCGCCGTCGGCGCGGACATCGCGTTCGTGCCGGAAATCCTGCCGCCGCTGCTCAACAGCTACGCACGCACCGGGCAGATGGAGCGTGCCGAGCATTTCCTGCGTGACATCCTCGCCCGCTACAACGGCATCTCGCCGGTGCTGGCCTTGACCAAGCTCTATAACCAGCGCGATGGCGAACGTGCCGGCATCGAGTTCCTGACGTCGCAGCTGCGCCAGCGCCCCTCGGTGCGCGGGTTGATGGCGTTGATCGATGCGACCATGGACAAGATCGAAGGCGAGGCGCGCGAGAATTTCCTGATCCTGCGCGACCTCACGCGCAAGCTGCTCGAGGGCCAGGCGATGTATCGCTGCAGCCGGTGCGGCTTCGGCGCCAAGGCCCATCACTGGCAATGTCCCAGTTGCAAGGGATGGAGCACCATCCGCCCGATCCACGGCGTCGCCAACGAGTGA
- the cmk gene encoding (d)CMP kinase — MSRTQPVPVLTIDGPSGSGKGTISRLVAEQLGWRLLDSGALYRAVGYAAGAEGLDLSDADAVTRCAQTTKIRFQAAADGGDTRVIVNGHDATDELRTETAGAAASAIASIPSVRQALVDLQLGFRKSPGLVADGRDMGTVIFPDASFKVFLTASAAERAKRRYKQLKEKGLNVTLASLQREIEARDERDASRTVAPLRPAEDAVLVDTTGMPIEVVVAKVFAVVQPR; from the coding sequence ATGAGCCGCACGCAGCCGGTCCCAGTCCTCACCATCGACGGGCCGTCCGGGTCGGGCAAGGGCACCATCAGTCGGCTGGTCGCCGAGCAACTGGGCTGGCGCCTGCTCGACTCGGGCGCGCTCTACCGGGCGGTCGGCTACGCGGCGGGAGCCGAGGGGCTGGACCTGTCCGACGCCGATGCGGTGACCCGCTGTGCCCAGACGACCAAGATCCGTTTCCAAGCAGCCGCCGATGGCGGCGATACGCGGGTGATCGTCAATGGTCACGACGCCACCGACGAACTGCGTACGGAAACCGCGGGCGCTGCAGCCTCGGCGATCGCCTCGATCCCATCGGTACGGCAAGCCCTGGTCGACCTGCAGCTGGGTTTCCGCAAGAGCCCGGGCCTGGTCGCCGACGGACGCGACATGGGCACGGTGATCTTCCCGGACGCGTCCTTCAAGGTCTTCCTCACTGCCAGCGCCGCCGAACGGGCGAAAAGGCGCTATAAGCAGTTGAAGGAAAAGGGACTGAACGTTACACTTGCATCCCTTCAGCGCGAGATCGAGGCGCGTGACGAACGCGATGCGTCGCGTACGGTCGCCCCGCTTCGCCCGGCCGAGGATGCGGTTCTGGTGGATACCACCGGCATGCCCATCGAGGTCGTCGTCGCGAAAGTTTTTGCCGTGGTGCAGCCCCGATAA
- a CDS encoding lipopolysaccharide assembly protein LapA domain-containing protein, with protein MRLIALLILALFVVIGVVVGALNADPVSYDLAFFRVTLPKGAGLLVALLIGWLLGGLTAWLGMSLRHRRVLRRARPSSGKTPARA; from the coding sequence ATGCGATTGATTGCCTTGCTCATCCTGGCGCTTTTCGTCGTCATCGGCGTGGTCGTCGGCGCGCTCAACGCCGATCCGGTGAGCTACGACCTGGCCTTTTTCAGGGTGACCCTGCCCAAGGGAGCCGGATTGCTGGTCGCATTGCTGATCGGCTGGCTGCTGGGCGGTCTTACCGCCTGGCTGGGCATGAGCCTGCGCCATCGGCGCGTGCTGCGTCGCGCGCGGCCGTCCAGCGGGAAGACGCCGGCCCGCGCATGA
- the ykgO gene encoding type B 50S ribosomal protein L36, with protein sequence MKVLSSLKSAKQRHRDCKVVRRRGKVFVICKSNPRFKARQR encoded by the coding sequence GTGAAGGTGCTTTCCTCTTTGAAGTCCGCCAAGCAGCGGCATCGTGACTGCAAGGTCGTGCGCCGTCGTGGCAAGGTCTTCGTGATCTGCAAGAGCAACCCGCGTTTCAAGGCGCGCCAGCGCTAA
- the rpsA gene encoding 30S ribosomal protein S1 has protein sequence MTESFAELFEQSQQAIAKLKPGAIVTGIVVEIRNDVVVINAGLKSEGIVPIEQFRDEEGTLEVQVGDEVKVALDALEDGFGETKLSREKAKRSMVWDDLEQAFDKEETITGKISGKVKGGFTVDIKDVRAFLPGSLVDVRPVRDPVYLEGKDLEFKIIKLDRKRNNVVVSRRAVVETEFSEEREKLLERLTEGAVVKGTVKNLTDYGAFVDLGGIDGLLHITDMAWKRVRHPSEVVNVGDELDVRVLKYDRERNRVSLGLKQLGDDPWVAISRRYPVGSRIFGKVSNVTDYGCFVEIEPGVEGLVHVSEMDWTNKNVNPAKVVQVGDETEVMVLDVDEERRRISLGIKQTRSNPWEAFAAMHKKGDKVSGQIKSITDFGIFIGLDGGIDGLVHLSDISWQASGEDLVRNFKKGDEIEAVVLAVDPERERISLGIKQMEQDPFGQFMANNPRGTIVNGTVKEVDAKGAVIDLGEGVEGYLRANDIAKERIDDATQHLKVGDKVEAKFTGMDRKGRQLALSIRAKDEEDLHDAMAEYGSAAGGTTKLGALLKEQLNKSE, from the coding sequence ATGACTGAAAGTTTTGCCGAGCTGTTTGAACAGAGCCAGCAGGCCATCGCCAAGCTGAAGCCGGGTGCCATCGTCACCGGCATCGTTGTGGAAATCCGCAACGACGTCGTCGTGATCAACGCCGGCCTCAAGAGCGAAGGCATCGTCCCGATCGAGCAGTTCCGCGACGAAGAGGGCACGCTGGAAGTGCAGGTAGGCGACGAGGTGAAGGTTGCCCTCGACGCCCTGGAAGACGGCTTCGGCGAGACCAAGCTCTCCCGCGAGAAGGCCAAGCGTTCGATGGTGTGGGACGACCTCGAGCAGGCTTTCGACAAGGAAGAGACCATCACCGGCAAGATTTCCGGCAAGGTCAAGGGCGGCTTCACCGTCGACATCAAGGACGTCCGCGCGTTCCTGCCGGGCTCGCTGGTCGACGTGCGTCCGGTCCGTGACCCGGTGTACCTCGAGGGCAAGGACCTCGAGTTCAAGATCATCAAGCTGGATCGCAAGCGCAACAACGTGGTCGTCAGCCGCCGCGCCGTCGTCGAGACCGAGTTCTCCGAGGAGCGCGAGAAGCTGCTGGAGCGCCTGACCGAAGGCGCGGTGGTCAAGGGTACGGTCAAGAACCTCACCGACTACGGCGCGTTCGTGGACCTGGGCGGCATCGACGGCCTGCTGCACATCACCGACATGGCGTGGAAGCGCGTGCGCCATCCGTCCGAAGTGGTCAACGTCGGCGACGAGCTCGACGTGCGCGTGCTCAAGTACGACCGCGAGCGCAACCGCGTCTCGCTGGGCCTCAAGCAGCTGGGCGACGATCCGTGGGTCGCGATTTCGCGTCGCTACCCGGTCGGCAGCCGCATCTTCGGCAAGGTCTCCAACGTCACCGATTACGGTTGCTTCGTCGAGATCGAGCCGGGCGTCGAGGGTCTGGTCCACGTGTCCGAGATGGACTGGACCAACAAGAACGTCAACCCGGCCAAGGTCGTGCAGGTCGGTGACGAGACCGAAGTGATGGTGCTGGACGTGGATGAAGAGCGTCGCCGCATCTCGCTGGGCATCAAGCAGACCCGCTCCAACCCGTGGGAAGCCTTTGCCGCCATGCACAAGAAGGGCGACAAGGTGTCCGGCCAGATCAAGTCGATCACCGACTTCGGCATCTTCATCGGCCTGGACGGCGGCATCGATGGCCTGGTCCACCTGTCGGACATCTCCTGGCAGGCGTCGGGCGAGGACCTCGTGCGCAACTTCAAGAAGGGCGACGAGATCGAGGCGGTGGTGCTGGCGGTCGATCCGGAGCGCGAGCGCATCTCTCTCGGCATCAAGCAGATGGAGCAGGATCCGTTCGGCCAGTTCATGGCCAACAATCCGCGCGGCACGATCGTCAACGGCACCGTCAAGGAAGTGGACGCCAAGGGTGCGGTGATCGACCTGGGCGAGGGCGTGGAGGGTTACCTGCGCGCCAACGACATCGCCAAGGAGCGCATCGACGACGCCACCCAGCATCTGAAGGTGGGCGACAAGGTCGAAGCCAAGTTCACCGGCATGGACCGCAAGGGCCGCCAGCTGGCGCTCTCGATCCGCGCCAAGGACGAGGAAGACCTGCACGATGCGATGGCCGAGTACGGCTCCGCGGCCGGCGGCACCACCAAGCTGGGCGCGCTGCTCAAGGAGCAGCTCAACAAGTCCGAGTAA
- a CDS encoding acyl-CoA-binding protein: protein MTNLRREFEQAAEDVKRLGARPDNDTLLRLYALYKQGSLGDIQAHPPGFFDFVGTAKHEAWAQLSGMPQEEAMRRYVALVRQLLA from the coding sequence ATGACCAATCTTCGCCGCGAGTTCGAACAAGCCGCCGAGGACGTCAAACGACTCGGCGCCCGACCCGACAACGACACTCTGCTCAGGTTGTACGCCCTGTACAAGCAAGGCTCCCTGGGCGACATCCAGGCCCACCCCCCCGGCTTTTTCGATTTCGTCGGCACGGCCAAGCACGAGGCATGGGCACAACTGTCCGGCATGCCGCAGGAAGAAGCGATGCGCCGCTACGTCGCGCTGGTGCGCCAGCTCCTCGCCTGA
- a CDS encoding MraY family glycosyltransferase, with product MIRPEFTIVLGWSLVALVIATVSVRGAIAYAHRRGMLDQPGQRRSHTLPTPRGGGIGIVLACLVAMPGALLSLAGAWSALTIASLALALLLVAAIGWWDDHRPLRQWPRLGVQLLATSLFSAALIASAGLAWVWLPLLVLAGGWSINLHNFMDGIDALLAQQGIFVAAGLGCLAASVAQPALMGASFVVALACLGFWLYNRPPARIFMGDVGSGSVGLLLFALAAMLWRVEPALLWPALILVSGFVADASLTLLNRFLRGRRWYAPHREHLYQWLVRSGRTHARAAAWYLGWNLLVAAPAAIVARQLPAMALPACAAVYTVAGATWIVTKRRCLRRAPLKDRHVAT from the coding sequence GTGATCCGTCCCGAATTCACCATCGTGCTGGGATGGAGCCTGGTCGCGCTGGTCATCGCGACGGTGTCGGTCCGTGGCGCAATCGCTTATGCGCACCGGCGTGGAATGCTGGACCAGCCCGGCCAGCGCCGCTCGCACACGCTGCCGACACCGCGCGGCGGCGGCATCGGCATCGTGCTGGCCTGCCTGGTCGCGATGCCCGGTGCGTTGCTGAGCTTGGCCGGTGCCTGGTCGGCGTTGACGATCGCCAGTCTGGCGCTGGCCTTGTTGTTGGTCGCAGCGATTGGATGGTGGGACGACCATCGGCCGCTGCGGCAATGGCCGAGACTGGGCGTTCAGCTACTGGCGACCTCGCTTTTCAGCGCGGCACTGATCGCGAGCGCAGGTCTTGCCTGGGTCTGGTTGCCGCTGCTGGTGCTCGCTGGCGGCTGGAGTATCAACCTGCACAACTTCATGGACGGCATCGACGCGTTGCTGGCGCAGCAGGGCATCTTCGTGGCGGCAGGGCTTGGCTGCCTCGCCGCGAGCGTGGCCCAGCCTGCACTGATGGGGGCAAGCTTCGTCGTGGCGTTGGCCTGCCTCGGCTTCTGGCTCTACAACCGGCCGCCGGCCCGGATCTTCATGGGCGACGTGGGAAGTGGCAGCGTGGGCCTGCTGCTGTTCGCACTGGCGGCCATGCTCTGGCGGGTTGAACCGGCGCTGCTTTGGCCGGCACTCATCCTCGTGTCCGGTTTCGTTGCCGATGCCAGCTTGACGTTGCTGAACCGCTTCCTACGCGGCAGGCGCTGGTATGCTCCGCATCGCGAGCATCTTTACCAGTGGCTGGTACGATCCGGCCGCACGCATGCGCGCGCCGCCGCGTGGTACCTGGGTTGGAACCTGCTCGTCGCCGCACCCGCGGCGATTGTCGCGAGGCAACTCCCGGCCATGGCATTGCCCGCCTGTGCCGCCGTCTATACGGTGGCCGGCGCAACATGGATCGTTACCAAGCGCCGCTGTCTGCGACGTGCACCATTGAAGGACCGTCATGTCGCCACGTAA